The proteins below are encoded in one region of Vicinamibacterales bacterium:
- a CDS encoding RNA polymerase sigma factor codes for MWSTSTATQTVEIDAAPTDEQVVARVLAGETALFELLMRRYNQRLYRVARGIVRSPDEAEDVVQEAYVNAYAHLDQFANRAKFSTWLTKIAVYEALARARRQRRFVDADTNDGDPMTTLDSKEPDPEKQALTSELRLLLEQAIDTLPPPYRSVFILREVQEMSTAETAACLDVTEDAVKMRLHRARSVLRDDLYRRAGTLLPQALPFLGPRCDRMVQVVLARIEAVAPAWRTR; via the coding sequence ATGTGGTCCACCTCAACCGCAACGCAGACCGTCGAGATCGATGCCGCGCCGACCGACGAGCAGGTGGTCGCGCGCGTCCTGGCCGGCGAGACGGCTCTGTTCGAACTCCTGATGAGGCGCTACAACCAGCGCTTGTACCGCGTCGCCCGGGGCATCGTCCGCAGCCCGGACGAGGCCGAGGACGTCGTGCAGGAGGCGTATGTCAACGCCTACGCGCACCTGGATCAATTCGCCAACCGTGCGAAGTTCTCGACGTGGCTGACGAAGATCGCGGTGTACGAAGCCCTCGCTCGCGCGCGGCGGCAGCGCCGCTTCGTTGACGCGGACACGAATGACGGGGATCCGATGACGACCCTCGATTCGAAGGAGCCCGATCCCGAGAAGCAGGCGCTGACCTCCGAGTTGCGCCTCCTGCTCGAGCAGGCGATCGACACCCTTCCTCCGCCGTACCGGTCGGTGTTCATCCTGCGCGAGGTGCAGGAGATGAGCACCGCCGAAACCGCGGCCTGCCTCGACGTGACCGAGGACGCGGTGAAGATGCGCCTGCACCGGGCACGCTCGGTGCTGCGCGACGACTTGTATCGCAGGGCCGGGACCCTGCTGCCCCAGGCCCTGCCGTTTCTTGGTCCGCGCTGCGACCGGATGGTGCAGGTGGTCCTTGCGCGTATCGAGGCCGTCGCGCCGGCTTGGCGCACGCGGTAG